The following proteins are encoded in a genomic region of Thiomicrospira sp. R3:
- the rlmKL gene encoding bifunctional 23S rRNA (guanine(2069)-N(7))-methyltransferase RlmK/23S rRNA (guanine(2445)-N(2))-methyltransferase RlmL — MKFFATAPNGLSELLKEELQALGAQSVKAQPRGVSFEGGLVDGYRACLWSRLANHVYLVLLESQLDTQEDLYANVRALDWARHMSEDHSFAISFTGKGMGIEHTHFGALKIKDAMVDYFRDTTGNRPAVDRDYPDIQLHGHLNRNQFTLSLDLSGHSLHQRGYREGQQVKAPLKENVAAAILIRAGWPQLAEQGAALVDPMCGSGTFLIEAAMIASDTAPGLAKSHDMGFLSWLGHQRDVWDELVKDAQARVLAGLAKIPPIYGSDAHGGAVKIARQAIQQAGYADVIKVDILPVNQAKPMDDLQPYPEGHKGLVVTNPPYGERLGEEDEVKALYVQIGETLKRSFVGWQAAVLTCNKELGLYLGLKAKRDHAFFNGAMECKLFRFEVEEEFFRQPALKAGADLAAEVESSMADLAQTEGAQMFANRLRKNLKTLRKWADRNKVLAYRVYDADMPEYALAIDYYHTLEAGEWLVVNEYAPPKTVNAAKAKRRLYEAMAVLPEVFGIAAERVVYKMRQKQKGSSQYEKLEERKDYFTTIENNTKLRVNFTDYLDTGLFLDHRDVRALVAKLSKGKDLLNLFCYTATATAQAVVAGANNSLSVDMSKTYLYWAKHNFMTNDLDLRRHELLQEDVVAWLKTPPKMDPFDVIFLDPPSFSTSKRMDGVLDIQRDHVELIEQAGALLAPGGTLVFSNNMQKFKLDKDALSAWQIEDITRKTLPEDFKRSPKIHQAWLLTKS; from the coding sequence ATGAAATTTTTTGCTACTGCGCCGAATGGCTTATCTGAACTGTTAAAAGAAGAATTGCAAGCACTGGGGGCGCAATCTGTTAAAGCTCAGCCCAGAGGCGTGAGTTTTGAGGGTGGGTTAGTCGATGGTTATCGCGCCTGTTTATGGTCGCGGTTGGCGAATCATGTGTATTTGGTTTTGTTAGAATCGCAGCTGGATACCCAAGAAGATTTGTATGCGAATGTGCGCGCGCTCGATTGGGCACGTCACATGAGCGAAGATCATAGTTTTGCGATTTCGTTTACCGGTAAAGGGATGGGTATTGAGCATACGCACTTTGGCGCGTTGAAAATCAAAGATGCGATGGTTGATTATTTTCGCGATACCACCGGCAATCGCCCAGCGGTCGATCGTGACTATCCTGATATTCAGTTGCACGGCCATTTAAATCGTAATCAATTTACCCTGAGTTTGGATTTGTCGGGGCATAGCCTGCATCAACGGGGTTACCGTGAAGGTCAGCAGGTTAAAGCGCCATTGAAAGAAAACGTGGCAGCGGCGATTTTAATTCGTGCGGGTTGGCCCCAGCTGGCCGAGCAGGGCGCGGCATTGGTTGATCCGATGTGTGGCTCGGGTACCTTTTTAATTGAAGCGGCAATGATTGCATCGGACACCGCACCAGGCTTGGCTAAATCCCATGATATGGGTTTTTTATCTTGGTTAGGCCATCAACGTGATGTTTGGGATGAGTTGGTTAAGGATGCGCAAGCACGTGTGTTGGCGGGTTTAGCGAAGATTCCACCGATTTATGGCTCGGATGCGCATGGTGGCGCGGTGAAAATTGCGCGCCAAGCGATTCAACAAGCGGGTTATGCCGATGTGATTAAAGTGGATATCTTGCCGGTTAATCAAGCCAAGCCAATGGACGATCTGCAACCATACCCTGAAGGGCATAAAGGCCTGGTGGTGACTAATCCACCTTATGGCGAACGCTTGGGTGAGGAAGATGAAGTCAAAGCTTTGTATGTGCAAATCGGTGAAACCTTAAAACGCAGTTTTGTCGGTTGGCAGGCAGCGGTGCTCACCTGTAACAAAGAGCTGGGTTTATATTTAGGCTTAAAAGCCAAGCGGGATCATGCGTTTTTTAATGGTGCGATGGAATGTAAGTTGTTTCGCTTTGAGGTTGAAGAAGAATTTTTTCGTCAACCGGCGTTAAAAGCGGGGGCGGATTTAGCAGCTGAAGTAGAAAGTTCGATGGCCGATTTGGCGCAAACGGAAGGCGCGCAAATGTTTGCGAATCGGCTGCGCAAAAACTTAAAAACGCTGCGCAAGTGGGCGGATCGCAATAAGGTGCTGGCCTACCGTGTGTATGATGCGGATATGCCGGAATATGCCTTAGCGATTGATTATTATCATACGCTTGAAGCGGGCGAGTGGTTGGTGGTGAATGAATATGCACCGCCTAAAACGGTGAATGCCGCCAAGGCTAAACGACGTTTGTATGAAGCGATGGCGGTATTGCCTGAGGTGTTTGGCATTGCGGCTGAGCGGGTGGTGTATAAAATGCGCCAGAAGCAAAAAGGCAGCAGCCAGTATGAAAAACTGGAAGAACGCAAAGACTATTTCACCACCATCGAAAACAACACCAAGCTGCGGGTGAACTTTACCGATTATTTGGATACCGGCTTGTTTTTAGATCACCGTGATGTGCGCGCGTTGGTCGCGAAGTTGTCCAAGGGCAAAGACCTGTTGAACCTATTCTGCTATACCGCCACCGCGACGGCACAGGCCGTTGTTGCGGGAGCGAATAACTCGCTCAGTGTGGATATGTCGAAAACCTATTTGTATTGGGCTAAGCATAATTTCATGACCAATGATCTTGATCTCAGGCGCCATGAGCTGTTGCAAGAAGATGTAGTGGCCTGGTTGAAAACCCCACCCAAAATGGATCCGTTTGATGTGATTTTTTTAGATCCACCGTCGTTTTCAACCTCTAAACGTATGGACGGTGTGCTGGATATTCAGCGTGACCATGTTGAATTGATTGAACAGGCGGGGGCGTTACTCGCGCCGGGTGGCACCTTGGTGTTCTCCAATAATATGCAGAAGTTTAAGTTGGATAAGGACGCGTTATCCGCTTGGCAGATTGAGGATATTACCCGTAAAACCTTGCCAGAAGACTTTAAACGTAGCCCCAAAATTCACCAGGCCTGGTTGTTGACGAAAAGTTAG
- a CDS encoding fused MFS/spermidine synthase, with protein sequence MSLADLKTKLFKPKLRYGGEILHSERDSFGRIQVIDSSICRSLHFDSAVKQSRYFFQAPLSLAFEYQQVIEQQLWLRQIQKPLKHLLMLGTGGGSLASKLFISHPKLMMTLIDLRPSVIEIAHDFFHLPIHSRIQTHAMDATLFIQQDTEYYDVIVIDVFDQKGMPEAFSQRPFLQNLVKKLHSESMVLFNLWQSTPQPTLDVIQFFEGLSTNKQGLLQIHPIKSSNNLILEFKYN encoded by the coding sequence TCGCTGACTTAAAAACGAAGCTTTTCAAACCCAAACTTCGCTATGGCGGGGAGATATTGCATAGCGAACGTGACAGCTTTGGCCGAATCCAAGTGATTGACAGCTCTATTTGTCGCAGCCTTCATTTTGACAGCGCTGTCAAACAAAGTCGTTACTTTTTCCAAGCCCCCTTAAGCCTCGCCTTTGAATATCAACAAGTTATCGAACAACAACTTTGGTTAAGGCAGATACAAAAGCCACTTAAGCATCTTTTAATGCTCGGTACAGGGGGGGGATCCTTAGCCAGTAAACTTTTTATTAGCCACCCTAAACTGATGATGACGTTGATTGACTTACGCCCCTCGGTCATCGAAATTGCCCACGATTTTTTTCACCTACCCATCCACTCGCGCATTCAAACCCACGCTATGGATGCAACTTTGTTTATTCAGCAAGACACCGAATATTACGATGTAATTGTTATTGACGTATTTGACCAAAAAGGTATGCCAGAAGCCTTTAGCCAACGGCCTTTCTTACAAAACCTTGTTAAAAAGCTACATAGCGAAAGCATGGTTCTATTTAACCTTTGGCAAAGCACACCTCAACCCACCCTCGATGTTATACAGTTTTTTGAAGGACTAAGTACAAATAAACAAGGCCTGCTCCAAATCCACCCCATAAAGTCAAGTAACAACCTGATTCTCGAATTTAAGTACAACTAG
- a CDS encoding lytic murein transglycosylase — MFNHAVLKSKTTLRWFVVLVTLFAIPAKANSVSITPADEQAFQAWIEEFKPRARQEGISQATLDKAFSGVKLNQRVLELDRHQPEFTRTFWQYLESAVSDWRIKRGKEMLATHRELLDEVTEKYGIPGRFLVAFWGLETNYGNFTGSFPVIESLATLSYDPRRSTFFTQQLIYALRILDEGHIPFEQMKGSWAGAMGQTQFMPSNYLRYTIDADGSGRKDMWNSLDDVFHSSGNFLQNLGWKREETWGREVVLPKNFDFALADGRTQRPLSEWQKMGIRQTDDTPLPNADISAALLIPSDYRGPAFLVYHNFNVIKRWNMSNNYAVAVGHLADRIIDAPGLTAKKPADDEALTRAQIIEMQQRLNQLGYDVGGADGIPGTKTRAGIRAFQTAHNIPADGAPTLNILNRLKNATR; from the coding sequence ATGTTTAATCACGCCGTATTGAAATCAAAAACGACCCTTCGCTGGTTTGTTGTTTTAGTTACCCTCTTTGCTATCCCAGCGAAAGCGAATAGCGTTTCCATCACGCCAGCCGATGAACAAGCATTTCAAGCTTGGATTGAAGAATTTAAGCCACGTGCTCGTCAAGAAGGCATCTCACAAGCAACATTAGATAAAGCATTTTCAGGCGTTAAACTCAATCAGCGCGTGCTTGAACTTGATCGCCATCAGCCTGAATTTACTCGAACTTTTTGGCAGTACCTCGAATCCGCTGTTAGTGATTGGCGTATCAAACGTGGCAAAGAGATGCTAGCCACCCACCGCGAACTGCTTGATGAAGTCACTGAAAAATACGGTATTCCAGGGCGTTTTCTAGTCGCGTTTTGGGGTTTAGAAACCAACTATGGCAATTTCACCGGCAGTTTTCCGGTCATTGAATCCTTGGCTACGCTTTCCTACGATCCCCGACGCAGTACCTTTTTCACTCAACAATTAATCTATGCTTTACGCATTTTAGATGAAGGTCATATTCCGTTTGAACAAATGAAAGGTTCATGGGCGGGCGCAATGGGGCAAACACAATTTATGCCCTCCAACTATCTGCGTTACACTATTGATGCCGATGGTAGTGGACGTAAAGACATGTGGAACAGCCTAGACGATGTGTTTCACTCATCAGGCAACTTTTTACAAAACCTAGGTTGGAAACGCGAAGAAACCTGGGGACGTGAAGTCGTGCTGCCTAAAAACTTTGATTTTGCGCTAGCAGATGGTCGCACCCAACGCCCACTATCAGAATGGCAAAAAATGGGCATTCGCCAAACAGATGATACCCCTCTGCCGAATGCAGACATTTCAGCTGCACTGCTTATCCCGAGCGACTATCGTGGGCCGGCCTTTTTGGTTTATCACAACTTTAACGTAATTAAACGTTGGAACATGTCGAACAATTACGCTGTAGCCGTTGGTCATCTTGCCGATAGAATTATTGACGCACCGGGTTTAACTGCAAAAAAACCAGCTGATGACGAAGCCCTTACGCGAGCGCAGATTATTGAAATGCAACAACGCTTAAATCAGTTAGGCTATGATGTCGGTGGCGCGGATGGTATTCCAGGTACCAAAACACGAGCTGGTATCCGCGCGTTCCAAACGGCTCACAATATCCCTGCGGATGGCGCACCAACATTAAACATCCTCAACAGGCTAAAAAACGCAACGAGATAA
- a CDS encoding efflux RND transporter periplasmic adaptor subunit: MFKLKHSFKIFFIGTLSLSMLSGCQHQAESEPSEHLPFVLVSHVQQGGEQLDSLLGRIESQTLTSLSFQIPGLVTKRHVQIGDSVRTGQTLIQLDATDLTLKQRAAQANLNATESELKLAQTEAKRAQDLLNRNLVSQQDFDRAQNQVTSLHQRLVALQRELDLVKRQLDYAQLSSPVNGLVQFIQAQPGLVVQPGQTLIEIFSQQQDILVKLPESRIASAKQQGFIQLPTGEQIPVSLRETTPAADPASNTWTVRYALPENTQLKLGQTAKLVFSTPDQQLKLPKSAVFDLGQGTGVWLYQEGIVQFKPVKLTQLTQDFAFVQAELSPNDQVVSAGVHLLKAGQKVQTRQLQEPTL; encoded by the coding sequence ATGTTTAAGCTTAAACACTCCTTCAAGATTTTTTTTATCGGCACACTCAGTTTGAGCATGCTTTCTGGCTGTCAACACCAAGCTGAGAGCGAGCCTTCAGAGCACTTACCCTTCGTGCTTGTGTCTCATGTACAACAAGGTGGTGAACAATTAGACAGCCTGCTGGGCCGTATTGAAAGCCAAACCCTGACGTCTTTAAGTTTCCAAATACCAGGCCTGGTGACAAAACGCCATGTACAAATTGGCGATAGCGTGCGTACAGGTCAAACACTGATTCAACTAGATGCCACGGATTTAACGCTTAAACAACGTGCGGCGCAAGCGAATCTCAATGCGACAGAATCCGAACTTAAGCTCGCCCAAACCGAAGCCAAACGTGCGCAAGACCTGCTTAATCGCAACCTAGTTTCGCAACAGGACTTTGACCGCGCTCAAAACCAAGTGACCAGCCTGCACCAACGTTTAGTGGCACTGCAACGCGAATTAGATCTGGTGAAACGTCAACTGGATTATGCTCAACTCAGCTCCCCAGTAAACGGCTTGGTTCAATTCATCCAAGCACAACCAGGCCTGGTTGTGCAGCCCGGTCAAACGCTGATTGAAATCTTCAGTCAACAACAGGATATTCTGGTTAAACTCCCTGAATCACGCATCGCTTCAGCCAAACAACAGGGGTTCATTCAACTGCCAACGGGCGAACAAATACCGGTTAGTTTGCGTGAAACCACACCAGCGGCTGACCCCGCTTCAAATACCTGGACAGTTCGCTATGCCCTGCCCGAAAACACACAACTAAAACTCGGACAAACAGCCAAGCTGGTTTTTAGCACGCCAGACCAACAGCTTAAACTGCCTAAATCAGCGGTATTCGATCTCGGGCAAGGCACTGGCGTTTGGCTTTATCAAGAGGGCATCGTTCAATTTAAACCTGTTAAGCTCACTCAACTAACCCAAGACTTTGCTTTTGTGCAAGCGGAGCTCAGCCCCAATGACCAGGTTGTCAGCGCGGGTGTCCACCTGCTTAAAGCCGGACAAAAAGTACAAACTCGTCAGCTGCAGGAGCCAACGCTATGA